In Panthera leo isolate Ple1 chromosome B3, P.leo_Ple1_pat1.1, whole genome shotgun sequence, a single genomic region encodes these proteins:
- the GPX2 gene encoding glutathione peroxidase 2, translated as MAYIAKSFYDLSAISLDGEKVDFNTFRGRAVLIENVASLUGTTTRDFTQLNELQCRFPRRLVVLGFPCNQFGHQENCQNEEILNSLKYVRPGGGFQPTFTLVQKCEVNGQNEHPVFAYLKDKLPYPYDDPFSLMTDPKFIIWSPVRRSDVAWNFEKFLIGPEGEPFRRYSRTFPTINIEPDIKRLLKVAI; from the exons ATGGCTTACATAGCCAAGTCTTTCTACGACCTCAGCGCTATCAGCCTGGATGGGGAGAAGGTAGATTTCAATACGTTCCGAGGCAGGGCAGTGCTGATTGAGAATGTGGCCTCGCTCTGAGGCACAACCACTCGGGACTTCACCCAGCTCAACGAGCTGCAATGCCGCTTTCCCAGGCGCCTGGTGGTTCTTGGCTTCCCTTGCAATCAATTTGGACATCAG GAGAACTGTCAGAATGAGGAGATCCTGAACAGTCTCAAGTATGTGCGCCCTGGGGGTGGATTCCAGCCCACCTTTACCCTTGTCCAAAAGTGTGAGGTGAATGGTCAGAACGAGCATCCCGTCTTCGCCTACCTGAAGGACAAGCTCCCCTACCCGTATGATGACCCATTTTCCCTCATGACCGATCCCAAGTTCATCATTTGGAGCCCGGTACGCCGCTCAGATGTGGCCTGGAACTTTGAGAAGTTCCTTATTGGGCCGGAAGGGGAGCCCTTCCGCCGCTACAGTCGCACCTTCCCTACCATCAACATTGAGCCTGACATCAAGCGCCTCCTCAAAGTTGCCATATAG
- the RAB15 gene encoding ras-related protein Rab-15 isoform X4, producing the protein MARVSCRMLSIHSIGVDFKMKTIEVDGIKVRIQIWDTAGQERYQTITKQYYRRAQGIFLVYDISSERSYQHIMKWVSDVDEYAPEGVQKILIGNKADEEQKRQVGREQGQQLAKEYGMDFYETSACTNLNIKESFTRLTELVLQAHRKELDGLRTRASNELALAELEEDEGKPEGPANSSKTCWC; encoded by the exons gcGTGGATTTTAAGATGAAGACCATAGAGGTAGATGGCATCAAAGTGCGGATACAGATTTG GGACACAGCGGGGCAGGAGAGATATCAGACCATCACAAAGCAGTACTATCGACGGGCCCAG gggaTATTTTTAGTCTACGACATTAGCAGCGAGCGCTCTTACCAGCACATCATGAAGTGGGTCAGTGATGTGGATGAG TATGCACCGGAAGGTGTCCAGAAGATCCTCATAGGGAATAAGGCCGATGAAGAGCAGAAGCGGCAGGTGGGAAGAGAGCAAGGGCAGCAG CTGGCTAAAGAGTACGGCATGGACTTCTATGAAACAAGTGCCTGCACCAACCTCAACATTAAAGAG TCTTTCACGCGGTTGACAGAGCTGGTGCTGCAGGCCCACAGGAAGGAGCTGGATGGTCTCCGGACACGTGCCAGCAATGAGTTGGCATTGGCCGAGCTGGAGGAGGATGAGGGCAAACCTGAGGGCCCAGCGAACTCTTCCAAAACCTGCTGGTGCTGA
- the RAB15 gene encoding ras-related protein Rab-15 isoform X5, with product MKTIEVDGIKVRIQIWDTAGQERYQTITKQYYRRAQGIFLVYDISSERSYQHIMKWVSDVDEYAPEGVQKILIGNKADEEQKRQVGREQGQQLAKEYGMDFYETSACTNLNIKESFTRLTELVLQAHRKELDGLRTRASNELALAELEEDEGKPEGPANSSKTCWC from the exons ATGAAGACCATAGAGGTAGATGGCATCAAAGTGCGGATACAGATTTG GGACACAGCGGGGCAGGAGAGATATCAGACCATCACAAAGCAGTACTATCGACGGGCCCAG gggaTATTTTTAGTCTACGACATTAGCAGCGAGCGCTCTTACCAGCACATCATGAAGTGGGTCAGTGATGTGGATGAG TATGCACCGGAAGGTGTCCAGAAGATCCTCATAGGGAATAAGGCCGATGAAGAGCAGAAGCGGCAGGTGGGAAGAGAGCAAGGGCAGCAG CTGGCTAAAGAGTACGGCATGGACTTCTATGAAACAAGTGCCTGCACCAACCTCAACATTAAAGAG TCTTTCACGCGGTTGACAGAGCTGGTGCTGCAGGCCCACAGGAAGGAGCTGGATGGTCTCCGGACACGTGCCAGCAATGAGTTGGCATTGGCCGAGCTGGAGGAGGATGAGGGCAAACCTGAGGGCCCAGCGAACTCTTCCAAAACCTGCTGGTGCTGA
- the RAB15 gene encoding ras-related protein Rab-15 isoform X2, with product MRERPPTMRTTSYYVHVLHIHCLIRIPQQLLGGQWYCHSTVSSCPAEPGTHSSRTYRETSVDFKMKTIEVDGIKVRIQIWDTAGQERYQTITKQYYRRAQGIFLVYDISSERSYQHIMKWVSDVDEYAPEGVQKILIGNKADEEQKRQVGREQGQQLAKEYGMDFYETSACTNLNIKESFTRLTELVLQAHRKELDGLRTRASNELALAELEEDEGKPEGPANSSKTCWC from the exons ATGAGAGAACGACCTCCTACTATGCGCACGACCTCCTACTATGTGCACGTGCTTCACATCCACTGCCTAATTCGTATCCCACAACAGCTCTTAGGAGGCCAGTGGTATTGTCATtctacag TGTCCTCTTGCCCGGCTGAGCCGGGGACCCACAGCTCAAGGACCTACAGAGAAACCA gcGTGGATTTTAAGATGAAGACCATAGAGGTAGATGGCATCAAAGTGCGGATACAGATTTG GGACACAGCGGGGCAGGAGAGATATCAGACCATCACAAAGCAGTACTATCGACGGGCCCAG gggaTATTTTTAGTCTACGACATTAGCAGCGAGCGCTCTTACCAGCACATCATGAAGTGGGTCAGTGATGTGGATGAG TATGCACCGGAAGGTGTCCAGAAGATCCTCATAGGGAATAAGGCCGATGAAGAGCAGAAGCGGCAGGTGGGAAGAGAGCAAGGGCAGCAG CTGGCTAAAGAGTACGGCATGGACTTCTATGAAACAAGTGCCTGCACCAACCTCAACATTAAAGAG TCTTTCACGCGGTTGACAGAGCTGGTGCTGCAGGCCCACAGGAAGGAGCTGGATGGTCTCCGGACACGTGCCAGCAATGAGTTGGCATTGGCCGAGCTGGAGGAGGATGAGGGCAAACCTGAGGGCCCAGCGAACTCTTCCAAAACCTGCTGGTGCTGA